From the Theobroma cacao cultivar B97-61/B2 chromosome 2, Criollo_cocoa_genome_V2, whole genome shotgun sequence genome, one window contains:
- the LOC18608983 gene encoding F-box only protein 6 isoform X2 produces MAAGKSGSCKMLESFKPPPSKKSRKERNRGKLPGSTPTHEVMEQVIWKEFPEDLFEAVIARLPIATFFRFRSVCRKWNSLLDSQSFSQHCAEVPQANPWFYTITHENMNVGAMYDPSFRKWHHPTITFLPAKMIALPVASAGGLVCFLDIGHRNFYVCNPLTQSFKELPARSVKVWSRVAVGMTLNGYSTVRGYQILWVGCDGEYEVYDSVKNLWSRPGNMPPNIKLPLSLNFRSQAVSIDSTLYFMRSDPEGIVSYNMVTGVWKQFIIPAPLHLSDHTLAECEGRIMLVGLLTKNAATCVCIWELQKMTLLWKEVDRMPNIWCLEFYGKHVRMTCLGNKGLLMLSLRSRQMNRLVTYNVMSREWLKVPGCVVPRGRKRQWIACGTAFHPCLTATA; encoded by the coding sequence ATGGCTGCTGGGAAATCTGGAAGTTGTAAGATGTTGGAATCTTTCAAGCCTCCGCCAAGCAAGAAATCACGAAAGGAGCGGAACCGAGGGAAATTACCTGGAAGTACCCCTACACATGAGGTTATGGAACAAGTTATTTGGAAAGAATTCCCAGAAGACCTTTTTGAAGCTGTCATTGCTAGACTTCCCATTGCCACATTTTTTCGCTTCCGCTCAGTATGCCGTAAATGGAATTCTTTGCTGGACTCACAAAGTTTCTCTCAGCATTGTGCCGAAGTCCCACAAGCCAATCCCTGGTtctataccattactcatgaaaatatgaatgttGGAGCCATGTATGACCCCTCCTTTAGGAAATGGCACCACCCCACAATCACTTTTCTGCCAGCGAAGATGATTGCTCTGCCAGTTGCTTCTGCAGGTGGTCTAGTTTGCTTTCTTGATATTGGTCATAGGAACTTTTATGTCTGCAACCCTTTGACTCAGTCATTTAAAGAGTTGCCAGCTAGGTCAGTTAAAGTGTGGTCGCGTGTTGCTGTGGGTATGACTCTGAATGGGTATTCAACTGTTAGAGGTTACCAGATCCTGTGGGTGGGTTGTGATGGAGAGTATGAAGTTTATGACTCAGTAAAGAATTTATGGAGTCGACCAGGAAACATGCCCCCAAACATTAAGCTGCCACTATCACTGAACTTTCGGTCACAAGCAGTTTCCATTGATAGCACACTTTACTTCATGCGGTCAGACCCTGAAGGGATTGTGTCCTACAATATGGTTACTGGGGTGTGGAAGCAATTTATTATCCCAGCCCCACTACATCTGAGTGACCACACACTTGCAGAGTGTGAGGGCAGGATCATGCTTGTGGGATTGCTGACCAAAAATGCTGCCACTTGTGTGTGCATATGGGAGCTGCAGAAGATGACGCTCTTGTGGAAGGAGGTTGACAGAATGCCAAACATATGGTGCTTAGAGTTTTATGGGAAGCACGTTAGAATGACTTGTTTGGGCAACAAAGGTTTGCTCATGTTGTCATTGAGATCAAGACAAATGAACCGATTAGTTACATACAATGTGATGAGCAGGGAATGGCTGAAGGTTCCTGGATGTGTTGTACCACGGGGAAGAAAGCGACAGTGGATTGCATGTGGCACTGCATTTCACCCGTGCCTGACTGCGACTGCTTGA
- the LOC18608982 gene encoding stress-associated endoplasmic reticulum protein 2 — translation MTTSRRLADRKVEKFEKNITKRGTVPETTTKKGKDYPVGPLLLGFFIFVVIGSSLFQIIRTATSGGMA, via the exons ATG ACAACATCAAGGCGCCTTGCAGACAGGAAGGTGGAGAAGTTCGAGAAGAACATTACAAAGAGAGGAACTGTGCCTGAAACAACCACCAAGAAGGGGAAGGATTATCCTGTTGGCCCTTTGCTGCTTGGGTTCTTCATATTCGTTGTTATTGGGTCAT CTCTCTTCCAGATCATCAGGACAGCGACCAGCGGAGGCATGGCATAA